In a genomic window of Streptomyces sp. NBC_01231:
- a CDS encoding pectate lyase, producing the protein MRIRQVAVVGALLGLLGVPAHAEARDISRDVLAENDGWAWADGGTTGGSTADDAHVYTVTDRAGLVRALDGGSDTPKIIKIAGTVDANTDDDGDRLDCADYATDGYRTKKYLAAYDPRTWGSAKPSGPQEEARQASAAKQAERVVLPVGSNTTIVGLGSKAVLKGGSLQVKDADNVIIRNLELRDAYDCFPVWQPNSGGLGDWKTAYDTLWLNGATHVWVDHVTASDKGHPDEKEPTYFGRNYLRHDGLLDITGGSDLVTVSWSRFADHDKAMLIGNGDTVTGDRGRLRVTLHHNEFESVVQRAPRVRFGQVHLYNNRYVVPEDAHDYRYSVGVSTESAVFAENNAFTTPGHIEVADLVKSWNGTALHATGTLFNGYPVDLLTIYNAYNSGSERDLTADVGWTPTLHTKIDSADAADREVARGAGAGRTP; encoded by the coding sequence ATGAGAATCCGTCAGGTAGCCGTCGTGGGCGCGCTGTTGGGGCTCCTGGGCGTACCGGCGCACGCCGAGGCCCGGGACATCAGCCGCGACGTCCTCGCCGAGAACGACGGCTGGGCCTGGGCCGACGGCGGCACCACGGGCGGCTCGACCGCCGACGACGCCCATGTGTACACGGTCACCGACCGGGCCGGCCTGGTCCGCGCCCTCGACGGCGGCAGTGACACCCCGAAGATCATCAAGATCGCCGGGACCGTCGACGCCAACACCGACGACGACGGCGACCGCCTGGACTGCGCCGACTACGCCACCGACGGCTACCGCACGAAGAAGTACCTGGCCGCCTACGACCCGCGCACCTGGGGGTCGGCCAAGCCCAGCGGCCCGCAGGAGGAGGCCCGCCAGGCGTCGGCGGCCAAGCAGGCCGAGCGGGTCGTCCTGCCGGTCGGCTCCAACACCACGATCGTCGGCCTCGGCTCCAAGGCCGTCCTCAAGGGCGGCAGCCTCCAGGTCAAGGACGCGGACAACGTGATCATCCGCAACCTCGAACTGCGCGACGCCTACGACTGCTTCCCCGTCTGGCAGCCCAACAGCGGCGGCCTCGGCGACTGGAAGACGGCGTACGACACCCTGTGGCTGAACGGCGCCACCCACGTCTGGGTCGACCACGTCACGGCCTCCGACAAGGGCCACCCGGACGAGAAGGAACCCACCTACTTCGGCCGCAACTACCTGCGCCACGACGGCCTGCTGGACATCACGGGCGGCTCCGACCTGGTCACCGTCTCCTGGAGCCGGTTCGCCGACCACGACAAGGCGATGCTCATCGGCAACGGCGACACGGTGACGGGCGACCGCGGTCGGCTCCGGGTCACGCTGCACCACAACGAGTTCGAGTCGGTGGTCCAGCGGGCGCCCAGGGTTCGCTTCGGACAGGTGCACCTGTACAACAACCGGTACGTCGTCCCCGAGGACGCCCACGACTACCGCTACTCCGTCGGTGTGTCCACCGAGTCGGCGGTCTTCGCCGAGAACAACGCCTTCACCACCCCCGGCCACATCGAGGTCGCCGACCTGGTCAAGAGCTGGAACGGCACCGCCCTGCACGCGACGGGCACCCTCTTCAACGGCTATCCGGTGGACCTGCTCACGATCTACAACGCCTACAACTCGGGCAGCGAGCGTGACCTCACGGCGGACGTCGGCTGGACACCTACCCTGCACACAAAGATCGACAGCGCCGATGCGGCCGACCGAGAGGTGGCACGCGGCGCGGGCGCAGGGAGGACCCCATGA
- a CDS encoding glycoside hydrolase 43 family protein: protein MTAETYTNPVLNADWSDPDVVRVGDDFYLTASSFGRAPGLPLLHSRDLVSWTLVGHALERLEPAGEFRTPRHDCGVWAPALRYHDERFWIFWGDPDQGIFQVNAPGIRGPWTRPHLLKAGKGLIDACPLWDDETGEAYLVHGWAKSRSGIKNRLTGHRMHPDGASLLDEGKVIVDGDRIPGWFTLEGPKLYRHDGWFWIFAPAGSVETGWQGAFRSRDFFGPYEEKIVLEQKDTDVNGPHQGGWVRTPSGEDWFLHFQQRGAYGRVVHLQPMSWGADGWPVLGSDGAPVAVHRRPDLPPQPPAKPATDDDFPGGRFGRQWQWTANPQDGWATQHSGDGLRLSCARSVDLHDLRKLPNVLTQRLPGVPSVVEVELTLHGEEPGARAGLAVLGDAFGWIGLQRGTDGTVHLVHRFAEAVAETERDGDHPRLAPEGRARLRIEIGTGARCRFFYDVGDGPRPSGPVFAATPWRWVGALLGLFSVAPAGPGHAGAASFTRFRITDL from the coding sequence GTGACCGCCGAGACGTACACGAACCCGGTCCTGAACGCCGACTGGTCCGATCCGGACGTGGTCCGCGTCGGCGACGACTTCTACCTCACCGCGTCCAGCTTCGGCCGCGCCCCGGGCCTGCCCCTGCTGCACTCCCGCGACCTGGTGAGCTGGACCTTGGTCGGCCACGCCCTGGAACGCCTGGAACCGGCGGGCGAGTTCAGGACCCCGCGGCACGACTGCGGGGTCTGGGCACCGGCACTCCGTTACCACGACGAGCGTTTCTGGATCTTCTGGGGCGATCCCGACCAGGGCATCTTCCAGGTCAACGCCCCCGGGATACGCGGTCCTTGGACCCGCCCGCACCTCCTCAAGGCGGGCAAGGGCCTGATCGACGCCTGCCCCCTGTGGGACGACGAGACCGGCGAGGCCTATCTGGTGCACGGCTGGGCCAAGTCGCGCTCCGGCATCAAGAACCGGCTCACCGGCCACCGCATGCACCCTGACGGCGCGTCACTTCTCGACGAGGGCAAGGTGATCGTCGACGGCGACCGGATCCCCGGCTGGTTCACCCTCGAAGGCCCCAAGCTCTACCGGCACGACGGCTGGTTCTGGATCTTCGCCCCGGCCGGGAGCGTGGAGACCGGCTGGCAGGGCGCCTTCCGCTCGCGCGACTTCTTCGGGCCGTACGAGGAGAAGATCGTCCTGGAGCAGAAGGACACCGACGTCAACGGCCCCCACCAGGGCGGCTGGGTGCGCACCCCGTCCGGCGAGGACTGGTTCCTGCACTTCCAGCAGCGCGGCGCCTACGGCCGGGTCGTCCACCTCCAGCCGATGAGCTGGGGCGCCGACGGCTGGCCGGTGCTCGGTTCCGACGGCGCCCCCGTCGCCGTACACCGGCGGCCCGACCTGCCGCCGCAGCCGCCCGCCAAGCCCGCCACCGACGACGACTTCCCCGGCGGACGGTTCGGCCGTCAGTGGCAGTGGACGGCCAACCCGCAGGACGGCTGGGCCACCCAGCACTCCGGGGACGGCCTCAGACTGTCCTGCGCCCGCTCGGTGGACCTGCACGACCTGCGCAAACTGCCGAACGTCCTCACCCAGCGGCTGCCGGGCGTCCCGTCCGTGGTCGAGGTGGAGCTGACGCTGCATGGTGAGGAGCCGGGGGCGCGGGCGGGGCTCGCGGTCCTCGGGGACGCCTTCGGCTGGATCGGACTCCAGCGGGGGACCGACGGGACCGTGCACCTGGTGCACCGGTTCGCGGAGGCGGTAGCGGAGACGGAGCGCGACGGCGACCACCCGCGCCTCGCGCCCGAGGGACGGGCGAGGCTGCGGATCGAGATCGGCACCGGGGCACGCTGCCGCTTCTTCTACGACGTCGGCGACGGCCCGCGCCCTTCCGGGCCGGTCTTCGCCGCCACTCCCTGGCGGTGGGTCGGCGCGCTGCTCGGCCTGTTCTCCGTCGCACCGGCCGGGCCGGGGCACGCCGGCGCGGCGAGCTTCACCCGGTTCCGGATCACCGACCTGTAA
- the araD gene encoding L-arabinonate dehydratase — MNQPRKKKSPEELRSHQWYGTDGLRSFSHRARTRQLGYLPEEHLGKPVIAILNTWSDINPCHVHLRDRAQAVKRGVWQAGGFPLEFPVSTLSETFQKPTPMLYRNMLAMETEELLRSYPVDGAVLMGGCDKSTPALLMGAATADLPAVFVPAGPMLPGHWRNEVLGSGTDMWKYWDDKRAGLIGDCEMTELESGLARSPGHCMTMGTASTLTAAAEALGVTVPGASSIPAVDSGHDRMAAAAGIRIVDLVHQDRKLSDILTRDAFEDAVTTVLGLGGSTNAVIHLIAMAGRAGVKLTLDDFDRIARTVPVLANVRPGGQTYLMEDFHFAGGLPGFLSRIPDLLHLERPTVSYDTMREQITGAQVHNDDVIRPRDNPVASEGGVAVLRGNLCPDGAVIKHISAEPHLLAHTGPAVVFDDYRTMQRTINDPELGITADSVLVLRNAGPKGGPGMPEYGMLPIPDHLLKQGVRDMVRISDARMSGTSYGACVLHVAPESYIGGPLALVRTGDPITLDVEARSLHLHVDDEELARRRADWTPPPVRYERGYGALYNEQITQADTGCDFEFLARPGKVQDPYAG; from the coding sequence ATGAACCAGCCGCGGAAAAAGAAGAGCCCCGAGGAACTGCGAAGCCACCAGTGGTACGGCACCGACGGCCTGCGTTCCTTCAGTCACCGTGCCCGCACCCGCCAGCTCGGCTACCTCCCCGAGGAGCACCTGGGCAAGCCGGTCATCGCGATCCTCAACACCTGGTCCGACATCAACCCCTGCCACGTCCACCTGCGCGACCGTGCGCAGGCCGTGAAGCGGGGCGTGTGGCAGGCGGGCGGCTTCCCGCTGGAGTTCCCGGTCTCCACCCTCTCCGAGACCTTCCAGAAGCCGACCCCCATGCTCTACCGCAACATGCTCGCGATGGAGACCGAGGAGCTGCTGCGCTCCTACCCGGTCGACGGCGCCGTGCTGATGGGCGGCTGCGACAAGTCCACGCCGGCCCTGCTGATGGGCGCCGCGACGGCCGACCTGCCCGCCGTCTTCGTGCCCGCCGGGCCCATGCTGCCGGGGCACTGGCGCAACGAGGTCCTCGGCTCCGGCACCGACATGTGGAAGTACTGGGACGACAAGCGGGCCGGCCTCATCGGCGACTGCGAGATGACCGAGCTGGAGAGCGGCCTCGCCCGCTCACCCGGCCACTGCATGACGATGGGTACGGCGTCCACGCTGACGGCCGCCGCGGAAGCCCTCGGCGTCACGGTCCCGGGGGCCTCCAGCATCCCGGCCGTCGACTCCGGGCACGACCGGATGGCAGCCGCCGCGGGCATCAGGATCGTCGACCTGGTCCACCAGGACCGCAAACTCTCCGACATCCTCACCCGTGACGCGTTCGAGGACGCGGTGACGACCGTCCTCGGCCTCGGCGGCTCCACCAACGCCGTGATCCACCTGATCGCCATGGCGGGCCGGGCCGGAGTCAAGCTCACCCTCGACGACTTCGACCGCATCGCCCGCACGGTGCCGGTGCTCGCCAACGTACGGCCCGGCGGACAGACGTACCTCATGGAGGACTTCCACTTCGCCGGCGGGCTGCCCGGGTTCCTGTCCCGGATCCCGGACCTGCTCCACCTGGAGCGGCCGACCGTCTCGTACGACACCATGCGCGAGCAGATCACCGGCGCGCAGGTGCACAACGACGACGTCATCCGGCCCCGGGACAACCCGGTCGCGAGCGAGGGCGGGGTCGCCGTGCTGCGCGGCAACCTCTGCCCGGACGGCGCCGTCATCAAGCACATCTCCGCCGAGCCGCACCTGCTCGCGCACACCGGGCCCGCGGTCGTCTTCGACGACTACCGGACCATGCAACGCACCATCAACGACCCGGAGTTGGGCATCACCGCGGACAGCGTGCTGGTGCTGCGCAACGCCGGACCCAAGGGCGGCCCCGGGATGCCCGAGTACGGGATGCTGCCCATCCCCGACCACCTGCTCAAGCAGGGCGTGCGGGACATGGTCCGCATCTCCGACGCCCGGATGAGCGGCACGAGTTACGGCGCCTGTGTGCTGCACGTGGCCCCCGAGTCGTACATCGGCGGACCGCTGGCGCTGGTCCGCACCGGAGACCCGATCACCCTGGACGTCGAGGCACGCAGCCTCCATCTCCACGTCGACGACGAGGAGTTGGCCCGTCGGAGGGCGGACTGGACGCCGCCGCCCGTCCGGTACGAACGCGGCTACGGCGCGCTCTACAACGAGCAGATCACGCAGGCCGACACCGGCTGCGACTTCGAGTTCCTGGCCCGCCCGGGCAAGGTGCAGGACCCGTACGCGGGCTGA
- a CDS encoding Gfo/Idh/MocA family oxidoreductase: protein MSTDIVLAGARGHGRWHLDNIRRLQDKGIVRLAGICELNPLTADELPEGLGTPEQSADFGALLDSTGARIAVVCTPIPTHTDLALTAARRGVHLLLEKPPAPSYAEFRRMADGVAEAGVVCQIGFQSLGSHAVPAIRELIAEGAIGEVVGVGGAGAWARPESYFRRAPWAGKRRLNGVDVIDGALTNPLAHAVATGLALAGASHAEDVAGIETELLRANDIESDDTSCVRVTTTRGLPVTVAATLCAEDPDDPYVVVHGGSGRITFWYKQDRVLLQRADHGPEEYEYGRTDLLENLVGHLTDGVDLLVPPDETGAFMKVVEAIRSAPDPAPLPENAWHLLPGEDRRVVPGVDGFVAASADDLALFSELGATWALPKEVST, encoded by the coding sequence ATGAGCACAGACATCGTCCTGGCGGGAGCGCGCGGCCACGGCCGCTGGCACCTGGACAACATCCGCAGGCTCCAGGACAAGGGGATCGTCCGGCTCGCCGGCATCTGCGAGCTGAACCCGCTGACCGCGGACGAGCTCCCCGAGGGCCTCGGCACGCCCGAGCAGTCCGCGGACTTCGGCGCCCTCCTCGACTCGACCGGCGCCCGGATCGCGGTCGTCTGCACGCCGATCCCGACCCACACCGACCTGGCGCTGACGGCCGCACGCAGGGGCGTGCACCTGCTGCTGGAGAAGCCGCCCGCACCCTCCTACGCCGAGTTCCGGCGGATGGCGGACGGGGTTGCCGAGGCCGGGGTGGTCTGTCAGATCGGTTTCCAGTCGCTGGGCTCGCACGCCGTGCCCGCGATCCGGGAGCTGATCGCCGAGGGCGCGATCGGTGAGGTGGTCGGTGTCGGCGGGGCCGGTGCCTGGGCGCGCCCCGAGTCGTACTTCCGGCGGGCTCCCTGGGCGGGCAAGCGGCGGCTGAACGGCGTCGACGTGATCGACGGGGCGCTGACCAACCCGCTGGCGCACGCCGTCGCGACCGGTCTCGCGCTGGCCGGTGCCTCGCACGCGGAGGACGTCGCCGGGATCGAGACCGAGCTGCTGCGCGCCAACGACATCGAGTCCGACGACACCTCCTGCGTGCGCGTCACCACCACACGGGGGCTCCCGGTCACCGTCGCCGCGACCCTGTGCGCCGAGGACCCCGACGATCCGTACGTCGTCGTGCACGGCGGCAGCGGCCGGATCACCTTCTGGTACAAGCAGGACCGCGTCCTGCTCCAGCGCGCCGACCACGGCCCCGAGGAGTACGAGTACGGCCGCACCGACCTGCTGGAGAACCTCGTCGGTCACCTCACCGACGGTGTCGACCTGCTGGTGCCGCCGGACGAGACCGGCGCCTTCATGAAGGTCGTCGAGGCGATCCGCAGCGCCCCCGACCCGGCCCCGCTGCCCGAGAACGCCTGGCATCTGCTGCCGGGAGAGGACCGCAGGGTCGTGCCCGGAGTCGACGGCTTCGTCGCGGCCTCCGCGGACGACCTCGCCCTCTTCTCCGAGCTCGGCGCCACTTGGGCCCTACCGAAAGAGGTGAGCACCTGA
- a CDS encoding sugar ABC transporter permease has protein sequence MAQAAAVAKPPAPPRRRRASATPRRLPYLLIAPAALLMLGFIAYPVISVFYYSLQNYNPTKPWRNGYAGFDNFVHAFTDDPVFWDTLTFSAKWVVVEVGLQLLFGLALALIVNQTFVGRGLGRAMVFSPWAVSGVLTSAIWVLLYNSQTGITRYLADMGIGSYGTSWLSDTSTVFPAAVVADLWRGVPFFAILILADLQSVSKDLYEAAEVDGASRIKQFWHITLPHLKDAIVLSTLLRAVWEFNNVDLLYTLTGGGPAGETTTLPLYIANTSVDAHNFGYASALTAVAFVILLFCSMVYLRLSKFGGTDK, from the coding sequence ATGGCCCAAGCCGCAGCCGTGGCGAAGCCGCCCGCGCCACCCCGGCGGCGCCGGGCCTCCGCCACGCCGCGCAGGCTGCCGTACCTGCTGATCGCCCCGGCGGCCCTGCTGATGCTGGGCTTCATCGCCTACCCGGTGATCAGCGTCTTCTACTACAGCCTGCAGAACTACAACCCCACCAAACCGTGGCGGAACGGCTACGCGGGCTTCGACAACTTCGTCCACGCCTTCACCGACGACCCGGTCTTCTGGGACACGCTGACCTTCAGCGCCAAGTGGGTCGTCGTCGAGGTCGGGCTCCAGCTGTTGTTCGGTCTGGCGCTGGCGCTGATCGTCAACCAGACCTTCGTGGGGCGAGGGCTCGGCCGCGCGATGGTCTTCTCGCCGTGGGCCGTCTCCGGTGTGCTGACCTCCGCGATCTGGGTGCTGCTCTACAACTCCCAGACGGGCATCACCCGTTACCTCGCGGACATGGGCATCGGCAGCTACGGGACGAGCTGGTTGTCGGACACCTCGACGGTGTTCCCGGCGGCGGTCGTCGCCGACCTGTGGCGCGGAGTCCCGTTCTTCGCGATCCTCATCCTCGCCGACCTCCAGTCCGTCTCCAAGGACCTCTACGAGGCCGCCGAGGTCGACGGGGCGAGCCGGATCAAGCAGTTCTGGCACATCACGCTGCCCCATCTGAAGGACGCCATCGTCCTGTCCACACTGCTGCGCGCGGTCTGGGAGTTCAACAACGTCGACCTGCTCTACACCCTGACCGGCGGCGGACCCGCGGGCGAGACCACGACCCTCCCGCTGTACATCGCCAACACCAGCGTCGACGCCCACAACTTCGGCTACGCCTCCGCCCTGACCGCGGTCGCGTTCGTGATCCTGCTCTTCTGCTCGATGGTCTATCTGCGGCTGAGCAAGTTCGGAGGTACGGACAAGTGA
- a CDS encoding PmoA family protein, producing the protein MTSNDTPVLRVAGRPVGRYVTRPELPARLSPRPYLHPVTTLAGTAVTELSPADHTHHLGVGVAVPDVEGINFWGGRTYVRDQGPTELDNHGVQRHTSFQLRDPDGFVEELRWVAPGGELLRERRTVAATELTDSAWALDFTFSLTNVTPGPLSIGSPATNGRPGAAYGGYFWRARKESEAPRVFTAGTEGEAEIHGTRADWLALAGSTWTLVFAGATEQTRRDPWFVRTAEYPGVGSSLAFDERLPIEPGDTVVRRIVTVVADGRLDRDGAAALIRKAVNL; encoded by the coding sequence ATGACGAGCAACGACACGCCGGTGCTGCGGGTCGCGGGCCGGCCGGTCGGCCGGTACGTCACCCGGCCCGAGCTGCCCGCCCGGCTCTCCCCGCGCCCCTATCTGCACCCCGTCACCACCCTGGCCGGCACGGCGGTCACCGAACTCAGCCCTGCCGACCACACACACCACCTCGGCGTCGGTGTAGCCGTTCCCGACGTCGAGGGGATCAACTTCTGGGGCGGACGCACCTACGTCCGCGACCAGGGCCCGACCGAGCTCGACAATCACGGCGTCCAGCGCCACACCTCGTTCCAGCTACGTGATCCCGACGGCTTCGTGGAGGAGCTGCGCTGGGTCGCGCCGGGAGGCGAGTTACTGCGCGAGCGCCGGACCGTCGCCGCCACCGAACTCACCGACTCCGCGTGGGCGTTGGACTTCACCTTCTCGCTCACCAACGTCACCCCAGGCCCGCTGTCGATCGGCTCCCCGGCGACGAACGGGCGCCCCGGCGCGGCCTACGGCGGCTACTTCTGGCGGGCCCGCAAGGAGAGCGAGGCCCCGCGGGTCTTCACCGCGGGCACCGAGGGCGAGGCCGAGATCCACGGCACCCGCGCCGACTGGCTCGCCCTGGCCGGCTCCACCTGGACCCTGGTCTTCGCCGGCGCCACCGAACAGACCCGCCGCGACCCGTGGTTCGTGCGCACCGCCGAGTACCCCGGCGTCGGCTCCTCCCTGGCGTTCGACGAGCGTCTGCCGATCGAGCCCGGCGACACCGTCGTACGGCGGATCGTGACCGTGGTGGCCGACGGCCGCCTCGACCGGGACGGGGCAGCCGCCCTCATACGCAAGGCGGTGAACCTGTGA
- a CDS encoding pectinesterase family protein, with protein MTHFRSKRLPRPGLGKALAAVIGLVAALSLGSVGQVEAAPVDRSPTTADRLTDRPHGFASLAGGTSGGAGGKVVTVTDPASLARYAAAEEPYVIRVSGALAVEPFGADIVVASNKTIVGVGDTGEIVHGELHLNPGTSNVIIRNLTIRDSAIAGNWDCKDTDFDGIQMDTVHHVWVDHNRFSNICDGQLDVRKDSEYVTVSYNRFENNNKTFGLGWTTNVKTQITIDHNWFAHTKQRNPSVDNAAYAHLYNNYLTAQVDPGDPVWTYGNWSRGRTKMVIENSYYRDVQHPYQADTTAELVQRGSILRNTTGRHDEWGAAFDPRDFYDYRLDPAAAVPALVKRFSGPQKQIGVTLRVPADHPTVQAAVDAVPDANAVPVTIAIAPGTYRAKVLIPATKPNIELLGTGHDRSDTVIVHDTPAEYGGSTGSATVRIAANDVTARNLTFSNDFDEAAVELKGEQALAMKTTGDRIVFEDTAFLGNQDTLMTDSSKLDVISRVYIRDSYIEGDVDFVYGRATTVIERSVIRALSRGSDSNNGYITAASTWTGNPYGFLITRSKVVSDAPEGTFHLGRPWHPGGEPAAVAQVVIRDTELPAAVKAAPWTDMGGFSWKDARFAEYRNRGAGAAVTADRPQLSDADARSYTVTDYLEGADGWAPHARR; from the coding sequence ATGACGCACTTCCGGAGCAAGCGCTTGCCGAGACCTGGGCTCGGCAAGGCCCTGGCTGCCGTGATCGGCCTGGTGGCCGCGCTGAGCCTCGGGTCCGTCGGACAGGTAGAGGCCGCGCCCGTCGACCGGTCCCCGACGACGGCGGACCGCTTGACCGACCGGCCGCACGGCTTCGCCTCGCTGGCCGGCGGCACCAGCGGCGGTGCGGGCGGCAAGGTCGTCACCGTCACCGACCCGGCCTCGCTGGCCCGGTACGCGGCGGCCGAAGAGCCGTACGTCATCAGGGTGTCGGGGGCGCTGGCCGTCGAACCCTTCGGCGCGGACATCGTCGTGGCCTCGAACAAGACGATCGTCGGCGTGGGGGACACCGGCGAGATCGTCCACGGCGAGCTGCACCTCAACCCCGGCACCAGCAACGTGATCATCCGCAATCTGACGATCCGTGACTCGGCGATCGCGGGCAACTGGGACTGCAAGGACACCGACTTCGACGGCATCCAGATGGACACCGTCCACCACGTGTGGGTCGACCACAACCGCTTCTCGAACATCTGCGACGGGCAGCTGGACGTCCGCAAGGACAGCGAGTACGTGACCGTCTCCTACAACCGGTTCGAGAACAACAACAAGACGTTCGGCCTCGGTTGGACCACCAACGTCAAGACGCAGATCACCATCGACCACAACTGGTTCGCGCACACCAAGCAGCGCAACCCCTCCGTCGACAACGCCGCCTACGCGCACCTCTACAACAACTACCTGACGGCACAGGTGGATCCCGGTGATCCGGTGTGGACGTACGGGAACTGGTCGCGCGGCCGGACCAAAATGGTCATCGAGAACAGCTACTACCGGGACGTCCAGCACCCCTACCAGGCCGACACCACCGCGGAGTTGGTGCAGCGCGGGTCGATCCTGAGGAACACGACGGGCCGGCACGACGAGTGGGGCGCCGCCTTCGACCCGCGTGACTTCTACGACTACCGGCTGGACCCGGCCGCGGCTGTTCCGGCGCTGGTCAAGCGCTTCTCCGGGCCGCAGAAGCAGATCGGTGTCACGCTTCGGGTCCCGGCCGACCACCCGACCGTCCAGGCCGCCGTGGACGCCGTCCCCGACGCCAACGCCGTGCCGGTGACCATCGCGATCGCGCCGGGCACCTACCGGGCGAAGGTCCTGATCCCCGCGACCAAGCCGAACATCGAGTTGCTCGGGACCGGACACGATCGCTCGGACACGGTCATCGTCCACGACACGCCCGCCGAGTACGGGGGCTCCACGGGGAGCGCGACCGTAAGGATCGCCGCGAACGACGTCACCGCCCGCAACCTCACCTTCAGCAACGACTTCGACGAGGCCGCGGTCGAGCTGAAGGGCGAGCAGGCCCTCGCGATGAAGACGACCGGGGACCGGATCGTCTTCGAGGACACCGCCTTCCTGGGCAACCAGGACACCCTGATGACCGACAGCTCCAAGCTGGACGTGATCAGCCGGGTCTACATCCGCGACTCGTACATCGAGGGCGATGTCGACTTCGTCTACGGACGCGCGACCACCGTCATCGAGCGCTCCGTCATCCGCGCGCTGAGCCGTGGCTCGGACAGCAACAACGGCTACATCACGGCCGCTTCGACGTGGACGGGCAACCCGTACGGCTTCCTCATCACCCGGTCGAAGGTCGTGAGCGACGCGCCGGAGGGGACCTTCCACCTCGGACGGCCCTGGCACCCGGGTGGTGAACCGGCCGCGGTCGCCCAGGTGGTGATCCGCGACACCGAGCTGCCCGCCGCGGTCAAGGCCGCCCCGTGGACCGACATGGGCGGGTTCTCGTGGAAGGACGCGCGGTTCGCCGAGTACCGCAACCGCGGCGCGGGGGCGGCGGTCACCGCGGACCGGCCGCAGTTGAGCGACGCCGACGCGAGGTCGTACACCGTCACCGACTACCTCGAGGGCGCGGACGGATGGGCGCCGCACGCCCGCCGGTGA
- a CDS encoding carbohydrate ABC transporter permease produces MITKEATKAAPAPAHAPADPPRPLKAGRNWDEVPRWQVYLPLSIYLVFTLIPFYWILLFALRPAGSTSLVPWPMTFDHFEKVWTDRSFGTYFQNSLLVGVATLLMTTLVALAGGYALARFNFRVKKAFMLALLCSQFVPGALLLVPLFEIFAELQMINSLGSVIIAETVFQLPLSMILISNFIKNVPYSLEEAAWVDGCNRFTAFRIVVLPLLRPGLIAVGSFAFVHSWNHFLFALMFLNNQSKQTIPVGLNTLMSADSVDLGALAAGGIIAAVPVVIVFAFIQKWLITGFSAGAVKG; encoded by the coding sequence GTGATCACCAAGGAGGCCACCAAGGCGGCGCCCGCTCCCGCGCACGCGCCCGCCGACCCCCCGCGCCCGCTCAAGGCCGGCCGCAACTGGGACGAGGTGCCGCGCTGGCAGGTCTATCTGCCGCTGTCGATCTACCTCGTCTTCACCCTGATCCCCTTCTACTGGATCCTGCTCTTCGCGCTGCGCCCGGCCGGCTCGACCTCGCTCGTGCCCTGGCCGATGACCTTCGACCACTTCGAGAAGGTGTGGACGGACCGCAGCTTCGGCACCTACTTCCAGAACAGCCTGCTCGTCGGTGTCGCCACCCTGCTGATGACCACCCTCGTCGCGCTGGCCGGCGGGTACGCCCTCGCCCGCTTCAACTTCCGGGTCAAGAAGGCGTTCATGCTGGCCCTGCTGTGCTCCCAGTTCGTGCCGGGCGCGTTGCTGCTGGTCCCGCTGTTCGAGATCTTCGCCGAGCTGCAGATGATCAACTCGCTGGGCAGCGTGATCATCGCGGAGACGGTGTTCCAGTTGCCGCTGTCGATGATCCTGATCAGCAACTTCATCAAGAACGTGCCGTACTCCCTGGAGGAGGCGGCCTGGGTCGACGGCTGCAACCGATTCACCGCGTTCCGGATCGTCGTCCTGCCGTTGCTGCGGCCCGGCCTGATCGCCGTCGGCTCCTTCGCCTTCGTGCACTCCTGGAACCACTTCCTGTTCGCCCTGATGTTCCTCAACAACCAGAGCAAGCAGACCATCCCGGTCGGCCTCAACACCCTGATGAGCGCGGACAGCGTCGACCTCGGCGCGCTGGCCGCGGGCGGCATCATCGCGGCCGTACCCGTGGTGATCGTGTTCGCCTTCATCCAGAAGTGGCTGATCACCGGGTTCAGCGCGGGGGCGGTGAAGGGATGA